Proteins encoded within one genomic window of Nitrospirota bacterium:
- a CDS encoding putative toxin-antitoxin system toxin component, PIN family yields the protein MRFVLDTNVIIAAFAARGLCAEILEVSISGHTIVLSEYILAETQEKLIKKIKLPKKSVLDIIQYLRDVAAITTPVPLDESLCRDKDDVQIIGTALAGLADYIVTGDDDLLVLKAYKGIKIVTPRQLWSSLKGQ from the coding sequence GTGAGGTTTGTCCTCGATACGAACGTCATAATAGCTGCATTTGCAGCCCGTGGACTCTGTGCAGAAATACTTGAAGTATCAATTTCCGGCCATACCATTGTGCTCAGTGAGTATATCCTTGCAGAGACTCAGGAGAAACTTATAAAGAAGATCAAGTTGCCAAAAAAGTCAGTGCTCGACATTATTCAGTATCTTAGGGATGTTGCAGCGATAACAACGCCTGTGCCCCTTGACGAATCTCTCTGCCGGGACAAGGATGACGTTCAAATTATCGGTACTGCATTAGCCGGTTTAGCAGACTATATCGTAACCGGCGATGATGATCTTCTCGTTCTGAAGGCTTACAAGGGGATAAAGATTGTAACGCCGCGCCAGTTGTGGAGTAGCCTCAAAGGACAATGA
- a CDS encoding ribbon-helix-helix protein, CopG family, whose product MKDTITIRLPEKLQKELDAVVSEEHASRSEIIRVAIERYLALKRFRQLRKKTLPFAEAQGLLTDEDVFKAIS is encoded by the coding sequence ATGAAGGATACTATCACCATACGGTTGCCTGAGAAGCTTCAGAAGGAACTCGATGCAGTTGTCAGCGAAGAACATGCATCAAGAAGTGAGATCATCAGGGTCGCTATTGAGAGATATCTTGCATTGAAAAGATTCAGGCAGCTGAGAAAAAAGACCCTCCCCTTTGCAGAGGCTCAGGGCTTACTTACTGACGAGGATGTCTTCAAGGCCATTTCGTGA
- a CDS encoding RluA family pseudouridine synthase, which translates to MKPINVKTASGLIELLVRMGYTKTKIRQLLKHRAIAVNGKLVTGHDHLLSAGDILALDTKPEPGRDILVKHDIEVLHEDDAVMVINKPSGLLSIATENEKRETAYYLLNAYFKERNPSRPDRIFIVHRLDRETSGLLVFAKNEAAKKKLQEAWEHAEKKYYAVVEGVPKKREGKIESYLNETKAFKVYSAAMSEETKHAVTRYKVIKADKAHALLELILDTGRKHQIRVHLSDMGYPIVGDKKYGALSNPIRRIALHAYSLSFPHPLTKKKMEFTTPIPPAFGSLVKHMV; encoded by the coding sequence ATGAAACCGATCAACGTTAAAACAGCCTCGGGTCTGATCGAGCTTCTTGTGCGCATGGGGTACACGAAGACGAAGATCAGGCAGCTTCTGAAGCACCGGGCCATAGCGGTCAACGGGAAGCTCGTGACCGGGCATGACCATCTTCTGTCAGCAGGTGATATTCTCGCTCTTGATACCAAGCCTGAGCCGGGCAGGGATATCCTCGTGAAACATGACATAGAGGTATTGCATGAGGATGATGCTGTTATGGTGATCAACAAGCCTTCAGGCCTGCTCAGCATAGCAACAGAAAATGAAAAAAGAGAAACTGCATACTACCTGCTGAACGCGTATTTCAAGGAGCGCAACCCTTCAAGGCCTGACCGCATCTTTATTGTCCACCGGCTTGACCGGGAGACCTCCGGCCTGCTCGTATTTGCAAAGAACGAGGCAGCAAAGAAAAAGCTCCAGGAAGCCTGGGAGCATGCAGAGAAGAAATACTATGCGGTTGTCGAAGGCGTGCCAAAGAAGAGGGAAGGGAAGATCGAGAGCTATCTGAATGAAACAAAGGCGTTCAAGGTCTATTCAGCGGCAATGTCCGAGGAGACCAAACATGCAGTCACGCGGTATAAGGTCATCAAGGCGGACAAGGCGCATGCGCTGCTTGAGCTGATCCTCGATACCGGCCGCAAACACCAGATCCGCGTGCATCTGTCTGATATGGGATACCCGATCGTCGGCGACAAAAAATACGGGGCATTGTCGAACCCGATCCGCCGCATTGCGCTCCATGCATACAGCCTCTCTTTCCCCCATCCGCTCACAAAGAAAAAAATGGAGTTCACCACCCCCATACCGCCTGCCTTCGGCTCGCTTGTAAAGCATATGGTGTGA
- the rlmN gene encoding 23S rRNA (adenine(2503)-C(2))-methyltransferase RlmN produces MPQKIDLKSLSREELFSFAKAQGLPKYRVGQLMHWMYEKYVQDLQEITEFSKAMREDLGRTAYISSLELVTRQRSKDGTEKYLFGLEDGRTIESVLIPDDDRRTLCISSQVGCAMACSFCLTGETGLIRNLKAHEIVDQILSVNRLIRPERVSNIVLMGMGEPLANFDEVVDALWRITDILGISKRKITLSTSGLVPKMMELPQKAPGVNLAISLNATTDAVRDQIMPINKKYPLKMLLDACRRYPLQPQRLITFEYVLIDGVNDTIEDAERLVRKLKNIPCKINLIPYNPHEGSSLKRPLQERVLAFQQVLKENRMTALVRESKGQDILAACGQLRGKLSGEKDNALL; encoded by the coding sequence ATGCCACAAAAGATAGATCTGAAGTCCCTCTCCCGGGAAGAACTGTTCAGTTTTGCAAAGGCGCAGGGTCTGCCCAAATACCGCGTTGGTCAGCTTATGCACTGGATGTATGAAAAATATGTTCAGGATCTGCAGGAGATCACCGAATTCTCAAAGGCCATGCGCGAGGACCTCGGCAGGACCGCGTATATCAGCAGCCTTGAGCTTGTCACGCGCCAGCGGTCAAAGGACGGCACAGAGAAATATCTCTTTGGACTCGAAGACGGCCGGACGATCGAGAGTGTGCTGATCCCGGACGATGACCGCCGCACGCTCTGTATATCGTCGCAGGTCGGCTGCGCCATGGCCTGCAGCTTCTGCCTTACCGGAGAGACGGGCTTAATCAGAAATTTGAAGGCCCATGAGATCGTTGACCAGATCCTGTCGGTCAACAGGCTGATCAGGCCTGAGAGGGTCTCGAACATCGTGCTTATGGGTATGGGAGAGCCGCTTGCCAATTTCGATGAAGTGGTCGATGCGCTCTGGAGGATCACGGATATCCTCGGCATATCAAAACGAAAGATCACGCTTTCGACCTCCGGTCTGGTGCCGAAGATGATGGAACTGCCGCAGAAGGCGCCTGGCGTTAATCTTGCCATTTCGCTGAATGCAACGACCGACGCGGTCCGGGACCAGATCATGCCGATCAATAAGAAATATCCGCTCAAGATGCTTCTTGACGCCTGCAGGAGGTATCCGCTTCAGCCGCAGCGTTTGATCACGTTTGAATATGTGCTGATCGACGGGGTTAATGACACTATCGAGGATGCGGAGAGGCTGGTCAGAAAGCTCAAGAACATACCCTGCAAGATAAACCTGATCCCGTATAACCCTCATGAGGGGAGCAGCCTGAAAAGACCTTTGCAGGAAAGGGTGCTTGCGTTTCAGCAGGTGCTGAAGGAGAACCGCATGACAGCGCTTGTCAGGGAGAGCAAGGGCCAGGACATCCTTGCAGCCTGCGGACAATTGAGGGGAAAACTGTCAGGAGAAAAGGACAACGCGTTATTATGA
- a CDS encoding response regulator, with protein sequence MKYQVLLVEDSKAIQQMYRNKLMLEQFAVVTADNGMEAIKALSLSKPDIILLDLMMPIMDGYKVLQVVKTDQKFKDIPVIVFSAKGQPDEVEKALSLGAAGYIVKSITKPNEVVEKIRAALTQKPAEQAVAHYNIEIKESLYDAKKLSEDFKLNGFVCPSCNVPMLLDLIPDFSHDTPWFTAKFFCPRCHANK encoded by the coding sequence GTGAAATACCAGGTACTTCTTGTAGAAGACTCAAAAGCGATACAGCAGATGTACCGCAATAAGCTTATGCTGGAGCAGTTTGCGGTGGTCACTGCTGACAACGGCATGGAAGCGATCAAGGCCCTCTCGCTGAGCAAGCCGGACATTATCCTCCTTGACCTTATGATGCCGATCATGGACGGATACAAGGTGCTCCAGGTCGTCAAGACCGACCAGAAGTTCAAGGATATCCCGGTAATTGTCTTTTCGGCCAAGGGCCAGCCCGACGAGGTCGAGAAGGCGCTGAGTCTCGGCGCTGCCGGTTACATTGTGAAGTCCATCACCAAGCCGAACGAGGTCGTAGAGAAGATCCGCGCAGCCCTGACCCAGAAACCTGCTGAACAGGCGGTCGCGCATTATAATATTGAGATCAAGGAATCTCTCTATGATGCAAAGAAGCTTTCGGAGGATTTCAAGCTCAATGGCTTTGTCTGCCCATCCTGCAATGTGCCGATGCTCCTTGATCTGATCCCTGACTTTTCCCATGATACCCCGTGGTTCACCGCAAAGTTTTTCTGCCCGCGGTGCCATGCCAACAAGTAA
- a CDS encoding FKBP-type peptidyl-prolyl cis-trans isomerase translates to MAQVKEGDTIRIHYVGRLEDGSVFDSSEGGASLEMKIGRGEFIKGLEEGVIGMVPGETRSISMTPDKAYGPCMKEKIFEFHKDRISEGIMPEVGQQMQLYRADGMPIAVKVIEKTETGYIMDANHALAGQNLIFDVILEEIVTEEA, encoded by the coding sequence ATGGCACAGGTTAAAGAAGGCGATACAATAAGGATTCACTATGTTGGGAGGCTTGAAGATGGATCGGTCTTTGATTCTTCTGAAGGAGGCGCTTCGCTTGAGATGAAGATCGGCAGGGGCGAGTTCATTAAAGGTCTCGAAGAAGGCGTTATCGGCATGGTGCCGGGCGAGACGCGGTCGATCTCGATGACCCCTGACAAGGCATATGGCCCATGCATGAAGGAGAAGATCTTTGAGTTTCATAAGGACAGGATCAGCGAGGGAATTATGCCTGAGGTCGGCCAGCAGATGCAGCTGTACCGTGCTGACGGGATGCCCATTGCGGTAAAGGTCATCGAGAAGACAGAAACCGGGTACATTATGGATGCGAACCATGCCCTTGCCGGGCAGAACCTTATCTTCGATGTTATTCTCGAAGAGATCGTGACAGAAGAGGCATAG
- a CDS encoding ACP S-malonyltransferase, with the protein MLRTAAIFPGQGSEYPGMLASIKKAPVTAEIFSRIGHVAKRDILEAALKHTNHGLSDPVVSQLSVFGASACYWQLLRKQEDFQCVTGHSLGFYAALYASGAVTLEDCAAVIIHVQKAIEAVSNNRAGLMASIMGLRTEQVEEICAGLDDVYVSNVNSVTQTVISGWKDAVRSACSMALEDGALSVKELSIAYPLHSPLMHGIEDLIGRAVTMLGIREPEIPVISHIDGDVLQSEGIARVLATQLTQKVLWRDTVKAIRQRGINRFVEVGPSDVLSKLVRWIERDAESFRAEELVPCPFS; encoded by the coding sequence TTGTTAAGAACAGCTGCCATATTCCCCGGTCAGGGGTCCGAGTATCCGGGAATGCTCGCTTCCATAAAGAAGGCGCCGGTGACCGCTGAGATCTTCAGCAGGATCGGGCATGTTGCCAAAAGGGATATCCTTGAGGCTGCGCTGAAACATACGAACCATGGACTGAGCGATCCTGTGGTCTCCCAGCTCTCGGTCTTCGGTGCAAGCGCCTGCTACTGGCAGCTGCTCAGAAAACAGGAGGACTTTCAGTGTGTCACCGGCCACAGCCTCGGCTTTTATGCAGCGCTCTATGCATCCGGCGCTGTCACCCTGGAAGATTGTGCTGCCGTCATCATACATGTTCAGAAGGCAATAGAGGCGGTATCGAATAACAGGGCCGGGCTGATGGCATCGATCATGGGGCTGCGAACAGAACAGGTTGAAGAGATCTGCGCAGGGCTTGACGATGTTTATGTTTCCAACGTGAACTCCGTTACTCAGACGGTCATTTCAGGCTGGAAAGACGCGGTTCGGTCAGCATGCAGCATGGCACTTGAGGACGGTGCACTTTCCGTAAAAGAGCTGTCCATAGCCTATCCCCTGCACAGTCCTCTTATGCACGGCATAGAAGATTTGATCGGACGGGCTGTAACCATGCTGGGGATCAGAGAGCCGGAGATCCCGGTCATAAGCCACATTGACGGCGACGTATTGCAGAGCGAAGGCATTGCCCGCGTGCTCGCTACACAGCTTACCCAAAAAGTGCTCTGGAGAGACACGGTAAAGGCTATCCGGCAGAGAGGCATCAACCGTTTTGTCGAAGTCGGCCCCTCTGATGTTCTCTCAAAACTGGTCAGATGGATTGAACGCGACGCGGAATCTTTCAGGGCAGAGGAGCTGGTGCCGTGTCCGTTCTCGTAG
- the fabG gene encoding 3-oxoacyl-[acyl-carrier-protein] reductase, whose product MSVLVALVTGGTKGIGRAIARSLAGKDIRVYMNFASDSQAAEAALSELNTDGSSAAVIQADVSDQEQVNAMIGTIVQNEGRLDILVNNAGIIRDGLLMLMPDRNWHKVIEVNLNSVYYCSKSVLRPMIGNKWGRIINIISPSALMGRAGQTNYAASKGGILSFTRSLAREVGRYNITVNAVSPGVIATELTRDMDEKIRQEFISMIPAGRFGTPEEVAQAVSFLASPEAGYITGEYISVDGGLT is encoded by the coding sequence GTGTCCGTTCTCGTAGCACTCGTCACGGGCGGCACAAAAGGCATCGGCAGGGCCATTGCCCGCTCGCTTGCAGGCAAAGACATTCGGGTCTATATGAACTTTGCCTCTGACTCGCAGGCCGCTGAGGCAGCGCTCAGTGAACTGAATACTGACGGCAGTTCCGCGGCCGTCATACAGGCTGATGTGTCAGATCAGGAACAGGTAAATGCCATGATCGGGACGATCGTGCAGAACGAAGGCAGGCTCGATATCCTTGTGAATAACGCTGGCATCATCAGGGACGGCCTCCTCATGCTGATGCCGGACAGGAATTGGCACAAGGTCATAGAAGTGAACCTGAACAGCGTATACTACTGTTCAAAGTCAGTGCTGAGGCCCATGATCGGCAACAAATGGGGCAGGATCATCAATATCATTTCGCCGAGCGCTCTTATGGGCAGGGCAGGACAGACGAACTATGCGGCATCAAAGGGAGGCATACTCAGTTTTACCCGGTCATTGGCGCGCGAGGTCGGCCGGTACAACATCACGGTGAATGCAGTCTCTCCGGGTGTGATAGCAACAGAACTCACCAGAGACATGGATGAGAAGATCAGACAGGAGTTCATCTCCATGATCCCGGCAGGCAGGTTCGGAACTCCTGAAGAAGTGGCACAGGCAGTTTCATTTCTTGCTTCGCCTGAGGCAGGATATATTACCGGTGAATATATATCAGTTGACGGAGGACTTACCTGA
- a CDS encoding acyl carrier protein yields the protein MERAALVEELKALIIKNLKLEDMSPEDIDASAPLFGSGLGLDSIDALELVVGLEKTYGISIPDEDVGKEAFASVNALADYVIKSRT from the coding sequence ATGGAAAGAGCAGCACTTGTTGAAGAACTGAAGGCATTGATTATAAAGAACCTGAAGCTGGAGGATATGAGCCCTGAAGATATCGATGCTTCAGCGCCGCTCTTCGGGAGCGGACTCGGCCTGGACTCTATCGATGCCCTTGAACTGGTCGTCGGCCTCGAAAAGACCTACGGCATCAGTATCCCTGATGAAGATGTCGGCAAAGAGGCCTTTGCATCAGTGAATGCCCTCGCTGACTACGTTATCAAGAGCAGAACATAG
- a CDS encoding MMPL family transporter — protein MMRTREDKLPFIWALARRFPIITVLASAIAVLASVGAILGANFNTDVTRLIPADAPKTSLYFDLVDKTGGMDKAYIVFSSDRIMDHVEKIEAIGREIGSSPMVTKVSWKISGEAKTFLRDVYAKKAPLLLSPGEMEEFTRKLSPGGMERELEKTRQRLLLPGSQEGLTMADPLNFFEMFLPHMRLADGSFDPSSGYFLTPDKKNLIMILTPAGSPRDIAFSEKFIKSTGSILERYRGTDLTAEITGSHAITLHEASAMKREIVMNTVSSLAGVMLIFLIFFRSLKGLLYVMFPVVTAMIMTLGITLLFSNALSEVTGAFAGMLAGLSDDLGIVLYVRYLVTAEEHTNPAERMDRTIKAVYRGITTGALTTAITFLPMVFSSFRGIRELGLLTGIGMLLCWLLLFTLASLTIKPSSGRFIEIRALRNIALYAYQRPLRIICLFFFSTLALAFFIPRIQFMGDITKLGTDDNRPRQAFERLKDTYIKEQGVFITDISMEMESALVRSVEIKEALAKNLEHITTAGDILPPQARQKKNLAALAELDPQRVVRDFQKIAAEKGFDVSEFRVFTEGLHTILRNRETITLRDVAPIKDVLERLLINEDDQWRIIVTGNLRKDAPLSALDGYTHTGPAFIRQELISILKKDTALIGLIALAFVNIVLFVDFRKLGLVLLCQVPVIVSIICTLGIMGMTGISLNFMNAIIFVLLFGISTDYTVHLLHQYRADRDIGTTFLQTGKAVLVAGLTTVAGIGSIGFSTYKGLATMGQVASIGITLSIVLSLTLIPALLRLYEGRTNR, from the coding sequence TTGATGAGAACCAGAGAGGATAAGCTTCCGTTCATCTGGGCCCTTGCCAGGAGGTTTCCGATCATCACCGTGCTGGCATCGGCCATTGCCGTGCTGGCATCTGTCGGCGCAATACTCGGCGCGAACTTCAATACCGATGTCACACGCCTGATCCCTGCAGACGCCCCAAAGACCTCGCTCTATTTTGATCTTGTCGATAAGACCGGCGGCATGGATAAGGCATATATCGTCTTCAGTTCCGACCGGATAATGGACCATGTCGAAAAGATAGAAGCGATCGGCCGGGAGATCGGCTCATCCCCTATGGTGACAAAGGTCTCCTGGAAAATATCCGGAGAGGCAAAGACATTTCTGAGAGACGTCTATGCAAAAAAAGCCCCCCTGCTTCTGTCACCGGGCGAGATGGAGGAGTTCACCAGGAAACTCAGTCCCGGGGGCATGGAACGGGAACTCGAAAAGACCCGCCAGAGGCTGCTGCTGCCCGGCAGCCAGGAAGGCCTGACCATGGCCGATCCCCTGAACTTCTTTGAGATGTTCCTGCCGCATATGCGCCTTGCTGATGGTTCCTTTGATCCCTCTTCAGGCTATTTTCTGACCCCTGATAAAAAAAATCTGATCATGATCCTTACGCCTGCCGGCTCGCCGCGCGATATTGCATTCTCGGAGAAGTTCATCAAGAGCACGGGATCAATATTGGAACGATACAGGGGCACTGACCTCACTGCGGAGATAACCGGCAGCCACGCTATCACACTCCATGAGGCATCTGCCATGAAGAGGGAGATCGTCATGAATACGGTTTCCTCTCTCGCGGGCGTAATGCTCATATTTCTGATATTTTTCAGGTCGCTGAAAGGACTGCTCTATGTGATGTTCCCGGTCGTTACCGCGATGATCATGACCCTCGGCATAACGCTTCTCTTTTCCAATGCCCTTTCAGAGGTGACCGGCGCATTCGCCGGCATGCTCGCCGGACTGAGCGACGATCTGGGCATTGTGCTTTACGTCAGATACCTCGTGACCGCAGAAGAACATACAAACCCTGCCGAACGCATGGACAGGACCATCAAGGCCGTGTACCGCGGCATAACCACCGGCGCCCTTACCACCGCAATAACTTTTCTGCCGATGGTCTTCTCGTCCTTCAGGGGGATCCGTGAACTCGGCCTTCTGACCGGCATCGGCATGCTCCTCTGCTGGCTCCTGCTCTTCACCCTGGCATCGCTCACCATAAAGCCGTCCTCAGGCAGGTTTATCGAGATCCGTGCGCTCAGGAATATTGCCTTATATGCGTACCAGAGGCCTTTGCGCATCATCTGCCTGTTCTTCTTCTCAACCTTAGCCCTGGCCTTTTTCATCCCCCGCATCCAGTTCATGGGAGATATCACCAAACTCGGTACTGATGACAACAGACCGCGTCAGGCATTTGAGCGGCTGAAGGATACCTACATCAAAGAACAGGGCGTCTTTATTACAGACATCTCCATGGAGATGGAATCAGCTCTGGTAAGAAGTGTTGAGATAAAGGAGGCACTTGCAAAGAATTTAGAACATATAACAACAGCAGGAGATATCCTGCCGCCGCAAGCACGGCAGAAAAAGAATCTCGCAGCTCTTGCTGAGCTTGATCCGCAGAGGGTCGTCCGGGATTTTCAGAAGATCGCCGCAGAAAAAGGGTTTGATGTTTCAGAGTTCCGGGTATTCACGGAAGGTCTGCATACCATACTGCGCAACAGGGAGACGATCACGCTCAGGGATGTTGCGCCGATCAAAGACGTGCTTGAAAGGCTGCTGATCAATGAGGACGACCAGTGGAGGATCATTGTTACGGGCAATCTGAGAAAGGACGCGCCCCTGTCAGCGCTGGACGGATACACGCATACCGGGCCTGCCTTCATACGGCAGGAGCTTATTTCGATCCTGAAAAAAGATACGGCACTCATCGGCCTTATTGCGCTGGCATTCGTGAACATCGTCCTGTTCGTCGATTTCAGAAAGCTGGGCCTTGTGCTGCTCTGCCAGGTCCCGGTCATTGTCAGCATCATCTGCACACTCGGCATCATGGGCATGACCGGCATAAGCCTCAACTTCATGAATGCAATCATCTTTGTGCTGCTCTTCGGCATCAGCACAGACTATACGGTCCACCTTTTGCATCAGTATCGTGCTGACAGGGACATCGGCACGACCTTTCTCCAGACCGGCAAGGCTGTACTCGTAGCAGGTCTTACAACCGTTGCTGGAATCGGTTCTATCGGTTTTTCCACATACAAGGGACTGGCGACCATGGGCCAGGTGGCATCCATCGGCATTACCCTCTCTATCGTCCTCTCACTGACCCTTATTCCGGCACTGCTCAGACTGTATGAAGGCAGAACAAACCGATGA
- a CDS encoding glycosyltransferase family 2 protein, translating into MSSKFCCLIPAFNEEKRISEVIAGVRKVIPEVIVVDDGSHDTTAELAEKAGAHVIRHEQNCGKGMALRTGISHVLKQGYDAVMTVDGDGQHAPAEIADFLAAFASDRGDIIIGTRLWDRAAMPLYRYIPNRIGVFCISMAAGCRIDDTQSGFRLYKREVLETVQLETTGFETETEILIKAGQAGFRIYSMPVSAIYDSDYTTNFRPIRDFYRISILFLKLTIFGGVK; encoded by the coding sequence ATGAGCAGCAAGTTCTGCTGCCTGATCCCTGCCTTTAATGAAGAGAAGAGGATCAGCGAAGTTATCGCAGGTGTTCGGAAAGTCATCCCTGAGGTGATCGTGGTCGATGACGGCTCGCATGACACCACTGCCGAACTGGCCGAGAAAGCAGGCGCTCATGTGATCAGACATGAGCAGAATTGCGGCAAAGGTATGGCTCTCAGGACCGGCATCAGCCATGTGCTCAAACAGGGATATGATGCTGTCATGACGGTTGACGGCGACGGCCAGCATGCACCTGCCGAAATAGCAGATTTTCTTGCTGCATTTGCATCCGACAGAGGTGATATAATAATAGGTACAAGGCTCTGGGACAGGGCGGCAATGCCGTTGTATCGTTATATCCCGAACCGGATCGGAGTATTCTGCATCTCGATGGCTGCGGGCTGCCGGATCGATGACACACAGTCAGGCTTTCGCCTTTACAAAAGGGAGGTGCTGGAGACAGTGCAGCTCGAGACAACCGGCTTTGAGACAGAGACAGAGATACTGATCAAGGCAGGACAGGCCGGGTTTCGGATCTACAGCATGCCTGTCTCGGCGATCTATGACAGCGACTATACTACAAACTTCAGACCGATTCGGGACTTTTACCGGATCAGCATACTTTTTTTGAAACTGACCATCTTCGGAGGTGTGAAATGA
- a CDS encoding type II toxin-antitoxin system RelE/ParE family toxin, whose translation MYRISLKKSAKKELDSLPDQIFLKIDTAILSLRGEPFPYPHAKKLKGEDRCRLRVGDYRVVYSVDENQRIITIFRIRHRKDVYR comes from the coding sequence ATGTATAGGATTTCTCTTAAGAAATCCGCGAAAAAAGAACTCGACAGCCTGCCAGACCAGATATTTCTCAAGATTGATACGGCCATATTGTCGCTGAGAGGAGAGCCTTTCCCTTATCCGCATGCAAAGAAACTTAAAGGTGAAGACAGATGCAGGCTTCGCGTTGGCGATTACAGGGTTGTTTATTCTGTAGATGAAAATCAAAGGATCATCACTATTTTCCGTATAAGGCATAGAAAGGACGTCTACAGATAG
- a CDS encoding RNA-binding S4 domain-containing protein yields MEEFALNNREYIELNNLLKVLGLCDTGGMAKAAVAEGHVRVNGSVELRKRCKLRRGDKVEFEGHEIIVA; encoded by the coding sequence ATGGAAGAGTTTGCCCTGAACAATCGGGAATATATCGAATTGAACAACCTCCTGAAGGTGCTTGGACTCTGTGATACCGGAGGCATGGCAAAGGCTGCTGTTGCCGAGGGCCACGTCAGGGTCAACGGCAGTGTTGAACTGCGCAAGCGCTGCAAACTGCGCAGGGGGGACAAGGTTGAATTCGAAGGTCATGAGATCATTGTTGCATGA